The Desmonostoc muscorum LEGE 12446 genome includes a region encoding these proteins:
- a CDS encoding response regulator transcription factor, giving the protein MTTVLHTTPKILIVDDDFGVRNLVYRFLSRNYQIESAADGKTALSLFEQFNPALVILDWNLPDVNGYSLCQEMQSRTNVLVMILTSRTDEADKIKILAAGADDFMTKPFSLAEVEVRVEALLRRIRYINPSPTQRIVFKQLVINPEGREVTLNDKPLALTALEFNILHFLASHAGQAWSRPQLIQKIWGCDYVGDGRVVDVHIGQLRKKMEIDASVPEFIKTVRGYGYKFEIPDENTNL; this is encoded by the coding sequence TCGTCTATCGTTTTTTAAGTCGGAACTATCAAATAGAATCGGCAGCAGATGGTAAAACTGCCTTATCATTGTTTGAACAATTCAACCCAGCCCTAGTGATTTTGGATTGGAATTTACCAGATGTTAATGGCTATAGCCTCTGCCAAGAAATGCAAAGTCGTACTAATGTTTTAGTGATGATACTGACTAGTAGGACTGACGAGGCTGATAAAATTAAAATCTTAGCTGCTGGTGCTGATGATTTCATGACTAAACCGTTCAGTCTTGCAGAAGTTGAAGTGAGGGTTGAAGCGCTTTTAAGGCGCATACGCTACATCAACCCCTCCCCGACACAACGTATCGTCTTCAAGCAGCTAGTAATTAACCCAGAAGGTAGAGAGGTCACACTTAACGATAAACCCCTGGCCTTAACAGCCCTCGAATTTAATATCTTACATTTTTTGGCAAGTCATGCTGGTCAGGCTTGGAGCCGTCCACAGCTAATTCAAAAAATCTGGGGTTGTGACTACGTAGGAGATGGACGAGTGGTTGATGTACACATTGGTCAACTTCGTAAGAAGATGGAAATCGATGCCAGTGTACCAGAGTTTATTAAAACTGTACGTGGCTATGGTTACAAGTTTGAAATACCTGACGAAAATACTAATTTATAA